The sequence below is a genomic window from Nitrospira sp..
GGCGCGCTCTATAACCTGGCAGCCAGAGATCGCGTCGTGGCCGAGGCCGTTGCACGAAGCATTACATCCTTCAATCCCCACCTGCTGCTGTTTGCCCTCGCCGGCTCGGAGCTGGTGAAGAGCGGAACGACCGCCGGACTGACCGTAGTCCAGGAAGCCTTTGCCGACCGAGCGTACAACTCCGACGGCACATTGGTTCCTCGCTCACGACCCCACGCGCTGTTACAGACTGAGCAACAAGTTCGTCGACGGTTGTGCGAGATCCTCAATGGTTCAGTCACGAGCCTCGATGGGCAGCGAATACCAATCCAGGCTGATACCCTGTGCGTTCACACAGACAGTCCGCACGCGATTGAGCGCCTCCATCTTATTCGACAGGAACTTGGATCGGCTGGTGTTCGCATTGCAAAGCCGCTCTCGACATAATGGAATACCAACCAGCGACGATCCATGTCCTCAAGAGCGGGTGGCTCACCACCGTACAAGATCTGGGGCGTTACGGCTATCAACACTACGGCGTGTCCGTCTCGGGAGCGATGGACTCTTTCTCCACGATCGTGGCGAATCGATTGGTGGGGAACCCAGACCAGGCGGCAGTACTGGAATGCACCCTCAAAGGGCCGGAGCTCCGGTTCGAACGGGATACCGTCATCGCCATCACAGGGGCGGATCTCTCCCCAACCATTGATGGCCACAATGTCCCGATGTGGGAATGCATCCTGATTCCGCTCGGCAGTCGATTACACTTCGGCATACCACGTGCGGGAGCTCGTGCCTACCTCGCTGTCGCCGGTGGCATCGACGTCCCGCTCGTGTTGGGCAGTCGTTCGACTCATTGTGCCAGTGAAACCGGCGGACTTCAGGGGAGGCCCCTGAAACAAGGAGACATTTTACGTGGTGGAAAACTAGGACCAGTCATCAACCAGAGAATCGGCACAAGGCTCCCCGACCCGCTCCGGCCTCACTATGCGCGATCCGCCACCCTGCGTATCATTCCTGGTCCACAGCAGAATTTCTTCGGGAACAAGCCATTCACAACCTTGACGGAGCCTCCCTATACCGTCGCTCCGCAGTCCAATCGCATGGGCTATCGCTTGACCGGCCCCAAGATTGCCCAGAAAAGAACTGCTCCGTATATCTCGGACGGCACCACCATAGGCGCCCTACAAGTGCCCCCGGACGGGCAGCCGATCCTCTTGATGGCCGACCGGCAGACCACCGGAGGGTACCCCGTAATTGCAGTTGTGATTTCAGCCGATCTCCCTCGTGCTGCACAACTGGCTCCTGGCGACAGCATCACCTTGACACGATGCTCGGTCGCTCACGCCCATACAGTGCTGCGACTGCAACGGGCTCGACTTGACGCAGACTTACCGCCATGTGACACGCTCCACACATGATTCGCGTACACAGCCTTACCATGGACTATCCCTCCGACTGTTTTCACATCGACAACTTATACCGGCGCTCTGCTTCCTCATGACGCCACACCGTATCCATTTGGATACTCGCTAAGTCAAACGCGACTCACCGTATCCGCGTCAATGTCTCGGTGAATAGCACAAGGCTTGAGAATTCACGATATGTCCCAAGAGCATGATGTGGTCCGTTCCTTGCTGAACCGTAACGGTACTGAGCCGAGGCATGAGGCACGGAGGCAGTCGGCATAACTAACCCCGTGCAGCCTGCGCCGGCAATCTCCGTGGGCATACAACCCTGCTACCAGAACGTGACGGTCAGGATGATCTCAGTCAAGCATACGTGACGAGGGAGTTTTGGCTGTAATCCCATTCCAAATTGGAAGGATGGTAACGGCCGATCGACAGGTCATCTATGCTCCGGACGAAATCGTCTTTAAAGAAGCCGGAACACCGCTAACTCCCCAAGTCTTTCCCGATTGTCCGCTCTGACCGCCCCCCCCATTTCAGAGAAGCGTGACGGGCTTGACGGAAGTTCTGCCACGCCTGAGCTGAATCTAATTCGATACACCATGAATCGAAAAAGATTCACCTCATCGTCGTTCATCGAATCCATTATACGTAATTCTTCAGATTCCGCACCACGGGCCATACCTTCCGCCTGGTCCATTCCTTGCTGAATGAGCGCGTAGCATTGAGTTGTTCAAAAGACATCTCGTCCATGGGTCTAAATGGATCTATCGTTGAATAAGGCCTATGCGGCTACATGAGCAGGGCTACAGCACCTTATCCTGACGATGGATCGAGCATATGAAGGGTAAGTGGTACTGTCTCTGCCGCGAGAATGACGAGGGCGACGTGACGGGGAATGTGTTGAGACTCAGGATTCGACCATCAGCTAGTGGGAAGTGACCACGGAGGTGTGAGGCAAGGATCAAGTGCTCAGCACGGTAAAACAACGGTCTTGCTTGGCGCAAATGGTTAGAGTCGGAAGCTCTCTACCACTGTACAAACGCCTAACTTCATAATGAAAGAGGCACAGCATGCCAACTAGCAACGTAGTTTTTCGATTTGCCGTAACGCTCCAATCTATGATCAGCCAGCTTCCTTTGGCATCTCCATTTCACCAAGTTGGATGGTGTCGGTCCACACACAAGGAGAACCAATGGAGGTTGCAACTCCAACAGCTGCACTTAGTAGTCCTGGTTCTCACGGCAATGTTTCTAGGGCATGAAACTGTGCAGGCGCAAGATGCTCCAACGATTAGCGTAAACCCAGCGAGCCTTGTTTTTGCAGCTGAGCAGGGAGGCGCAAAACCAGCTGAGCAGGTACTTACTATTAGCACCTCTGGGGAACAGGACATAACGTGGACAGCAACGAAGAGTGCTCCTTGGTTGACAATAGACCATAGTACTGGAAATCAAGCCGTACCAATAAGGGCCACAGCAATCACAGGCTTTCTCGCCCCAGGGACATTTAAAGACGAGATCACAGTCGCCGTCAAAGGCGAGCAAGTAGCGAAAATCCCGGTAACATTTGTGGTTACCTCCAAGCAGGTTGGTCCGCTCCTACCATCTAGCACGAGGGAGCAGGATGAGAAATTCAGTATCCCCTCCAGTGCAAACTCCGAGTGGCACAAATATTGTGTCGATAACAGCCTCAATCTTAATGGTGACTTCCAATCGGCTAAATCTATTTTTGGTCTAATCGACGGACAGTGGTCGGTAGGCCCAACCGTATCAACACAGCTCATCAAATACGATATGGCGAAAAAGCAAGCCGGCTTCAACGCCTCTGTTGGTGCCGGCGCATCATTTCGATTCTACCGACCCATTAGAATTAAGGACCGCGATGGTTCACTTCTTCAAAAAGTCAATATTGGACAAGTCAGAACGGAATGTCGCCAGACCAGTTTTGGGTGGGACCGCAACTCATATAGAGCATCTCCATTGTTCTCCATCACGCCAACTTTGTATGCCACCAAACCGACGAGTGCGGGAGATTTGGCCATACAACCGGCCATCGTGTTGGGATTTTTTGAGGACGTTCTCAATTTTGGGGTTGGATTTAACCTCACGGGACCGCCAGAAGAAAAAGGCCATGTGTTCTTGCTGATGAGCATTGGGACTGGATTCAGTTTCTGACGTTCATTGCATCTTCTTCAGCGTTGAAGCCTGAACTCGCTATCGGATGAGTCGACCGACATAGGGAATGGAGTTTCACCTGCAAGCGATCTATACGATTCATAATAACTAAACTAGCCTTTAGTGGCACGGAGGTATCACGGATGGGAACGATCAGCTGTATATTTCCGCAGCAGATCTCTAGAACGGTATTCCTGACACTGGCTGTGAGTCTTACGACTGGATGCTCATGGGTTACCTGGTCTAATAGCAGCATCCGCGGGGGTGAGAGTACACACTCCCCTTCGGGAGCCACGGGATACGACAATGCGGTACCAGTCGCACTCGTTGAGAAAGGCCGAACTACCAGAGAAAGGGAGAAAGCGGGGAAGAACGAGATAGAAGCCTCCTTTGCATTTGAGAAACCTGTGGAAGCGGACATCGACGAGAGATGCTCAGGAGATAGCGATTGCTCTCATGAAAAGATCTCGTACGAATCTAAATTCTGTACGCAACTAGGTTCATGCAGTGCAGATCTTTTCGTTCTGGAATTTGATGACCAGGGGCGACTCTATCACCCCGAACAGATGGAGCACTTGTTTGAGTTCTTACAAGACACCATGTCTCCCCATGCCTGCAACCCCAGCGAACAGGAACCGTGCTTTGATGATGTCAGCCTGATCGTCGCCGCCCATGGCTGGCGACATAATGCGGACTTCGAAGACTGGAATCTTCGACAACTACGAGAAGTGCTTTACAGTGCCGTGTTGTTTGAGGCTCAGAAATCAAGCGAAGACGAACGTTGGAATCCGTCGAACAAACCTCGGAGAGTGGTCGGAGTGTATCTAGGATGGCGCGGTGCGACTGTAAAAGAACAGTGGATTGAAAACAACTTGTTGTCCAAGGTGCTATTTACAGTACCTGTTAAATTGTCCGCTTTAGCAACCTTCTGGGACCGAAAGGGTGCTGCACTGGACGTGGCCCTGGGCTCAACACGGGAGCTATTTGCACGGTTAGGACATATCCGAGCCAACATAAATGATATGGATGACCCCCATAACAAAACCAAAAGAATGGAACGACCTTGGAAATGGTACGGTAAGTGTGCTGCACAGGCCGAATCCAGCAAGAGTAAATGCGTTGCAATGAGAACGCTCATCCTTGGGCACAGCTTTGGGTCACTGGCTATCTACAACGCCATCTCGGAATCATTAATCGACAGTGTATCTGCTGGGATTTATAACAGTCCTTCTGCAGGCGAACAGGTCTCGTCTCCATACGCTGATCTCATCGTACTCATTAACCCAGCATTTGAGGGAGCGCGTTTTGAACCACTCTACCAAGCATCACTCAATCGCATGAAACGGAGCTCCTATAGTCCCACCCAGGATCCTGTGCTTGTCTTGGTGACAGGCATGTCGGATTATGCAACAAGATATGCCTTCCCCATGGGTCGCTTCTTCAGTACGCTCTTCCAGGACAACTCCCCCGAAAGCAAAGACGGTAAGGATATAGGCAGAAGAGCGGATGAAGAGCGAAACGCAAACCGGAACACGGTGGGCCACATCCCCCGGTACATGACGCACTATCTCGACAGTTTCCCTACCGTGCCAGATATGAAACCAACGAAAGATACACACAGCAGCTTGGACGTATGCTTAAAAACTGGCTGGAAAGAACTAGCTTCCATAGAAGCTTTGGGTAAGAAATCACTAGCAGGTGCACTTGATGAGACCGCGATGGAGTGGAAGAAGAAGCTCCAGGCAAGCAAAAAGACGAAGCAGGGCTGGCCTGCTCGAGCCTTCTGCGGCGGTCTACGGCTAAGTGTTGCAATGCAGGAAGCACAGGAAGGCGAGGACCCATTGGATGATTTGTCCGATGACCAATCACATGACCAGGACCCTTGGAGTAATCAGCTCTTATCGAAAGAGATCCTTCAAGATAAATGGGGCCAGGGCCTGAGGAGCCCGCACAACCCTATTTGGGTAGTCCGCACCAAAGATACAAACATTATCGATGGTCATAATGGCTTTCTTAATCCCCGTATGGAGGGATTCATTCAGCAATTGTACCGAGAGGTACTGAACCCACAATAAGTTAGATGCAACTGCTCCCTTGGTATACATACACATAAGAACACGGTTCCGACTACTGAGGCCTGGTGTCGCTTCGAAGGCACCAGGCCTTAGCTTTTCCACCCCCTCAATCAATGGTCATTCCTGACGGCGTTATAGACACCATTATTTTTACACAAGGGTTCATCCTATGCTTTCATGCATGCTGCGCATTCTTCTGTTGTTGGTTCTCGCTTCACAAAGTTTTGGGTGCAAGTCTTCTGATATTGGTCAGGCAGAGCAGAGCCATCCTATCCCTTTACGGGAGCAGTTCCATCATATCTCCGTAGATGAAGAGGGACACGCTCGTGGATATGTCCAATACAAAACCCAGTACGACAAAGAACAGGCCAAATTCGCTGTCCAGGCCGACTTCGAGAATAAGGAGCAATTGCAAGATGGCTATTTCCAGGCGCAGTACGTTGATCCAATCCTCAATAATATGGAGCGATATGTAATCGAGCAGCACGAAAAGAAACGGCCCGCTCAGATTCTGCTCTTCATTCATGGTGGCCTCAATAGCTATGAGGAAGGACTTGGGCACATCGACAAATTCTTGAAGGCGCAAACAGCGACAGAAGAAGAGAAAAGAACTTTAAAATTTCCAAACCTTAATTCTTATTTCCTCCTCTCACTGAACTGGGAGGCGGGATTACAATCAGCACTCTTTGATCATTTCTTTCACATTCGATATGGAAAACGAGATCCATGGTTCGCCACAGCAACGTCACCCATTGTCCTTTTTCACGACCTAGGAAACAGCATCATCAAAACTCCAGACGCCATCTACTCTGAAACGAAGGACCTATTTCAGAACCAATCAGCAGATTATACGAGCGCTATGATAACGACAGCTTTAATGGCCAGCTATTATGGGCTTCCCATTGCGGCCCTCCATCCTACGCTAACCATTGCAGGTGTGATGCCATATGCAACCTATGGCGCTGCAGGCCTCTATGGCTATACCACCCTTAGGGATGATCTGACCCGCTACCTCTTCATGCCTATCCGCATGGCAAGTGCCCCGCTCGTAGAAGGATTTGGCACACCTGCCTGGGACATGCTGAAGCGCCGGCCCGATTTGTTACTGTTCAACCCCGCAACCAAAAAAGACAGTGCGACACAACAACTATTGAAACAGTTGGCAGATAGGATTGAGGATGGCAAGTGGCAAACGGCGGAATGTAAAAGCAATAAATCCGTCCCCTGTCCCCTCGTGGAACTGACGCTGTTGGGCCATAGTATGGGGGCCATGGTCTCCGACCGCATTCTCACAACACTGGCTAAGCAACTGACGTTCAAACACATTATCTATCTGGGGGCAGCGAACAGCATCGCCGATTTCAAAGTATCTGTGGTTCCTTATCTTAGAGACCATAAGCAGACTAAGTTTTGGTCTTTTGCGCTGTCCGAGGTGGACGAAAGCAACGAAACTTATGCCGCTGACCTCTTGTCGCGGGGATCGCTCTTGGTATGGATTGACCTCCTCCTTGAACGAACATACGGCCTCCCGCAAAAACGCTTTGGAAGAGAAGCCAACCAAGGGTGGCTTAACATCGATGATGGAGATGCGTGGAAGAGCATATGCCGCATATCTTTCAGCAGCGATCGTGCACGCAAGGAGGAACCACGGAAGCACGGAGACTTTACCGAACCAGACAAAGTAGAGCTAG
It includes:
- a CDS encoding LamB/YcsF family protein — protein: MTTIDLNSDMGEYDTPEWLAREAELMPLITSVNIACGAHAGHPTLMRRTARLAWEHNIAVGAHPGFPDTKDFGRGERRTTPEEVESLVATQLTTLADVLASEQLMFTHVKLHGALYNLAARDRVVAEAVARSITSFNPHLLLFALAGSELVKSGTTAGLTVVQEAFADRAYNSDGTLVPRSRPHALLQTEQQVRRRLCEILNGSVTSLDGQRIPIQADTLCVHTDSPHAIERLHLIRQELGSAGVRIAKPLST
- a CDS encoding biotin-dependent carboxyltransferase — encoded protein: MEYQPATIHVLKSGWLTTVQDLGRYGYQHYGVSVSGAMDSFSTIVANRLVGNPDQAAVLECTLKGPELRFERDTVIAITGADLSPTIDGHNVPMWECILIPLGSRLHFGIPRAGARAYLAVAGGIDVPLVLGSRSTHCASETGGLQGRPLKQGDILRGGKLGPVINQRIGTRLPDPLRPHYARSATLRIIPGPQQNFFGNKPFTTLTEPPYTVAPQSNRMGYRLTGPKIAQKRTAPYISDGTTIGALQVPPDGQPILLMADRQTTGGYPVIAVVISADLPRAAQLAPGDSITLTRCSVAHAHTVLRLQRARLDADLPPCDTLHT
- a CDS encoding BACON domain-containing protein, which translates into the protein MQLQQLHLVVLVLTAMFLGHETVQAQDAPTISVNPASLVFAAEQGGAKPAEQVLTISTSGEQDITWTATKSAPWLTIDHSTGNQAVPIRATAITGFLAPGTFKDEITVAVKGEQVAKIPVTFVVTSKQVGPLLPSSTREQDEKFSIPSSANSEWHKYCVDNSLNLNGDFQSAKSIFGLIDGQWSVGPTVSTQLIKYDMAKKQAGFNASVGAGASFRFYRPIRIKDRDGSLLQKVNIGQVRTECRQTSFGWDRNSYRASPLFSITPTLYATKPTSAGDLAIQPAIVLGFFEDVLNFGVGFNLTGPPEEKGHVFLLMSIGTGFSF